CCCTCACCGACGACGGCATCGACAAGCTCCAGAAGCGCCTCAACGTCGGCAACCTCTACGACCCGGGGGAAATCGAAACCCTCCACCACGTCGAGCAGGCCCTGCGCGCGCACACGCTCTACAAGCGCGACAAGGACTACGTGGTGAAGGACGGCGAGGTGCAGATCGTCGACGAGTTCACCGGCCGCCTCATGCAGGGCCGCCGCTGGTCGGACGGCCTCCACCAGGCCATCGAGGCCAAGGAGGGCGTGAAGATCGAAAACGAGAACCAGACGCTCGCCACGGTCTCGTTCCAGAACTACTTCCGCATGTACTCCAAGCTGTCCGGCATGACGGGCACCGCGGACACGGAAGCCGAAGAGTTCGCGAAGATCTACAACCTGGACGTGCGCGTCATCCCGACCAACCGTCCGCCGCAGCGCCGCGACGACCAGGACGTGGTCTACAAGACGGAGCGCGAGAAGTTCGAGGCCGTCGCCGCCCAGATTGAAGAGCTGCACAAGGCCGGTCAGCCGGTGCTCGTGGGCACGGTGTCCATCGCCAAGAGCGAGGTGGTGTCCAACTTCCTCAAGAAGCGCGGCGTGGCCCACAACGTCCTCAACGCCAAGGCGCACCAGCGCGAGGCGGACATCGTCGCGCAGGCGGGCCGCAAGGGCGCGGTCACCATCTCCACCAACATGGCCGGCCGCGGCACGGACATCCTCCTGGGCGGCAACGCGGAGGTCATGACCAAGAGCGAGATGGGCCCGCCGCCGGAGCCGCCCGAAGCGGTGGACGGCCAGCCGTTGGATCTCACCGCCTACCAGGCGGCGCTGGCGGACTACGAGAAGCGCTTCGCGACGGTCAAGGCCAACAACGAGGAGCTCACCAAGCGCGAGCGTGAAGAGGTCATGGCCGCCGGCGGCCTCTTCATCATCGGCACGGAGCGCCACGAGTCCCGCCGCGTGGACAACCAGCTGCGTGGCCGCGCCGGCCGCCAGGGTGACCCGGGCGCCAGCCGCTTCTTCCTGTCCCTCGAAGACGACCTGATGCGCATCTTCGGGTCCGAGCGCATCCAGATGCTGATGGAGCGCCTGGGCATGGAGGAGGGCGAGGTCATCGAGCACGTGTGGCTCTCTCGCGCCATCGAGAGCGCGCAGAAGCGGGTCGAAGGCCACAACTTCGACATCCGCAAGAACCTGCTCGAGTACGACGACGTGATGAACCAGCAGCGGCGCACCATCTACAAGCTGCGCCGCCAGGTGCTCGCGTCGGGCGCGGGCATCCCCCTCGTGGAGTACGAGGAGGACGTGAAGACGCGCGTGAAGACGCGCTCCGAGCGCGTCATCTCCTGGGCGGACTTCCGGGAGATGGTGCTGGACGCGGTGGAGGACGTCGTCGTGTCCATGACGGACACCTACGCCCCCACGCGCAGCTCCGACACCTGGGACATCGCCTCGCTCTCCAACTCCGTGAAGGAGTCGCTCAACCTGGAGATGGCCTTCGAGGGCGTCGGCAACCGCGACGAGCTCCAGGAGCAGATCTACGCGGCGGCGGAGAAGGTCTTCACCGCCCGCGAGCAGGAGTTCGGCGAAGACTTCATGCGCTTCCTGCAGTACCGGTACCTGGCCACCATCGACCAGCTGTGGAAGGACCACCTGCTGGCCATGGACCACCTGCGTCAGGGCATCGGCCTGCGCGGCTACGGCCAGAAGGACCCGAAGCAGGAGTACAAGAAGGAAGGCTACTCGGGCTTCATCCAGATGCTGGGCGCCATCAAGACGCAGTTCGTCAGCCAGATGATGCGCGTGCAGGCCCGCTCCGCCTCCAACGCGGCGGAGGAGACCGCCCGCATCCAGCGCCAGCTGGCCCAGCAGCAGAAGCAGGCCGTGGCGGGCCGCGCGGACGCCGAGGGGAAGCTCGAGGAGGCCACCGCCACCCCGGTCGCCCAGCGCGAGGCCGCGGCCGGCCCCAAGCCCGTGGGCCGCAACGAGCCCTGCCCCTGCGGCAGTGGCCGCAAGTACAAGAAGTGCCACGGCGCCAACGAAGCGAACCCGTAAGGCCGCTGAACACCTGATGGAAGCGCCCTCCGGCGCGGTCGCCCTCCCTGGAAAGGGGAGCGGGGGCCGCGCCGGTCGTCTTCCTGGCCGGCTGGAGGGGAGGGGAGCGGCCTCGGGACGGTGGGAGCCGGACGGCCGGTGTGCCGAAGCTTGCGCCCCTCTCGAGCGTTCTGCTAAGGACGCCGCGCCCTGTTATGTAGGGGCCGGGCTTCACCGCCCGAGGCAGTCGGCAGCACCGCAACACCCACTACTCACACGCGTGTCACCGGTCCCCGGTGCCCCTCCACGGTGGAAGGGCCAGGACTGGCAGCTGTCTCAAACGCGCGTGGCGGAACAACCGGAAGGTATACGCACCATGGACATCCAGCAGGATACGCAGACCCAGGCCCAGGCGATGGCCGCCGCGAGCGGCATCACGATGCGCCAGCTCCTCGAGGCCGGCGTTCACTTCGGCCACCAGACCAAGCGCTGGAACCCGAAGATGAAGCCCTACATCTTCGGTGCCCGCAACGGCATCTACATCATCGACCTGCAGAAGACCGTGACCATGGCCCGCGCGGCCTTCCGCTTCGTGGCGGACATCACGGCGCGCGGCGGGTCCGTGCTCTTCGTCGGCACCAAGAAGCAGGCCCAGGACGTCATCCACGAGGAGGCCGGCCGCGCCGGTCAGTTCTTCGTCACCAGCCGCTGGCTGGGCGGCACGCTGACGAACTTCAAGACCATCAAGCAGGGCATCGACCGCCTGAAGACGCTCGAGAAGATGGCCGAGGACGGCACGTTCGAGGTGCTGCCCAAGAAGGAAGTCGCCCAGCTGGAGCGCGAGCGCGAGAAGCTGGAGAAGAACCTGGGCGGCGTGAAGAACATGGCGAAGCTGCCCCGCTGCGTGTTCGTCATCGACCCGAAGAAGGAGCACATCGCCATCCACGAGGCCACCCGCCTGGGCATCCCGGTGATCGGCTTGGTGGACACCAACTGCGATCCGGACGGCATCGACTTCGTCATCCCGGGCAACGACGACGCTATCCGCTCCATCAAGCTCTTCACGTCGAAGATCGCGGACGCGTGCCTCGAGGGTGCGGCGCGCTACCGTGCGTCCGGCGCCGCCGAGCGCGACGAGCAGGAGGAGCGCGAGGGCCGTGACGACCGCGGCGACCGCCGTGACGACCGCCGGGGTCCGCGCCGTGGCGACCGCGGCGACCGCCGTGACGACCGCCGGGGTGGTGGTGACCGTGGCGGTGACCGCCGCGGCCCCGTCGTGGAGATGAAGGGCGGCGCGGCCTCCTCCACGGAGCAGGCGCCCGAGGGTGGCGGCGAGAGCACGCCGGCGGCGGAGTAACCGCCAGCGCCTCATCGCTTTCCCAACGCGGTATCCGGAGTTCGGCCGGGCGGCACCTCTCAAGGCCCGCTGTCCGGCCGTCTCCGTTTTCTACGTCCTTGGCATCAGTACCCAGAGAACCCCAGTCCTCCGCCCCCTGCGCACGCCGCCGGGCTCGGAGCCGATGAAGAAAGAGACACGACATGGCTGAGATCACCGCCCAGATGGTGAAGGACCTCCGCGAGCGCACCAACGCGGGCATGATGGACTGCAAGAAGGCGCTGGCCGAGTCCGGTGGCGACTTCGAGAAGGCCGCGGAGTGGCTGCGCAAGAAGGGCATCTCCAAGGCCGAGGGCAAGGCCGGCCGCGTCGCCGCCGAAGGCATCGTGACCTCCTACATCCACGGCGGCCGCATCGGCGTCATCGTGGAGGTCAACTGCGAGACGGACTTTGTCGCTCGCAACCCGGACTTCCAGGACCTGGCGAAGGAAGTGGCCATGCAGATCGCCGCGGCCAACCCCAAGTTCGTCCGCCGCGAGGAGGTCCCCACCGAGGCGATGGACAAGGAGAAGGAGATCCAGCGCGAGCTGCTCAAGCAGCAGGGCAAGCCCGAGGCGATGCTGGAGAAGATCCTCGTGGGCAAGATGGAGAAGTACTACGAGGGCGTCTGCTTGGTGGACCAGCTCTGGGTGAAGGACGACAAGAAGAAGGTCGGCGAGATGATCAACGAGCGCGCCGCCAAGATTGGCGAGAAGGTCTCCGTGCGCCGCTTCGTCCGCTACGAGGTGGGTGAGGGCATCGAGAAGAAGAAGGACGACCTGGCCGCCGAGGTCGCCAAGACGCTGGGCCAGGCCTAAGCGCCTCTCGCTGGACCGCAGTGCCCTCGGGGCCGCGTGACTGGGGCTCTTCCTCTTGAGGGGAAGGGCGCCGGGTACGCGGCCCTTGGTATTCCAGGACCCGTTTTCCTCGCGTCCGTCCGCCCGGCATCTGACGGTGCGGCGCGCGTCACGACTTCCGTCGTTGCCTGGGCGCGGGGCGGGGGATAGAAGCGGTCGCGTATGTCCGAATCCACCTCTCCCTACAAGCGCATCCTCCTCAAACTGTCGGGCGAAGCCCTGATGGGCGAGGGGAAGTACGGCATCCACCCGCCCACCCTCACGCGCATCGCGGAGGAAGTCGCGGAGCTCTCCAGAACGGGCCTGGAGATCGCCATCGTCATTGGCGGCGGCAACATCTTCCGCGGCGTCGCTGGCGCCACGGAGGGCATGGACCGCGCGAGCGCGGACTACATGGGCATGCTCGCCACCTGCATCAACTCCATGGCGCTGCAGGACTCGCTGGAGAAGCAGGGGCTGAAGACGCGCGTGCAGTCCGCCATCAAGATGGAGCAGATCGCGGAGCCCTACATCCGCCGGCGCGCCGTGCGGCACCTGGAGAAGGGCCGCGTCGTCATCTTCGCCGCGGGCACGGGCAACCCCTACTTCACCACCGACACGGCCGCGTCGCTGCGCGCGATGGAAATCAACGCGCAGGTCATCCTCAAGGCCACCAAGGTGGACGGCGTCTACAACGCGGACCCGAAGAAGGACCCGACCGCGAAGCGCTACCGGACGCTCACGTACATGGACGTCCTCAAGCAGAACCTCAACGTGATGGACTCCACGGCCATCTCGCTGTGCATGGACAACAAGCTGCCCATCATCGTGTTCGACCTGGGCACGCGCGGGAACATCCAGCGCGCCGTCACGGGCCATGGCGAGTTCGGCACCGTCGTCGGCGCGGCCGAGACGGTCTGGGCCTAGGGAAGCCACGGACGGGACTGACAACAACCCCACTTCTGACAGGAGACGCACAATGGCTGACGCGGCGGATCTGAAGAGCCG
This DNA window, taken from Corallococcus coralloides DSM 2259, encodes the following:
- the secA gene encoding preprotein translocase subunit SecA, yielding MIEWTLKKLIGTKNERELKKARLKVARINELEGRMKALQDEDFARETARMKQEIANGKPLDDLLFEAFALTREAARRVIGQRHYDVQLIGGMFLHEGCIAEMRTGEGKTLTATLPSYLNALSGRGVHVVTVNDYLARRDAEWMGRVYKFLGMTTGCVLHELSDKQRQEAYRSDITYGQNNEFGFDYLRDNMKFRLQDYVQRELNYAIVDEVDSILIDEARTPLIISGPTEDSTDKYYRVDQVIPGLVPDQDYTLDEKHRSVALTDDGIDKLQKRLNVGNLYDPGEIETLHHVEQALRAHTLYKRDKDYVVKDGEVQIVDEFTGRLMQGRRWSDGLHQAIEAKEGVKIENENQTLATVSFQNYFRMYSKLSGMTGTADTEAEEFAKIYNLDVRVIPTNRPPQRRDDQDVVYKTEREKFEAVAAQIEELHKAGQPVLVGTVSIAKSEVVSNFLKKRGVAHNVLNAKAHQREADIVAQAGRKGAVTISTNMAGRGTDILLGGNAEVMTKSEMGPPPEPPEAVDGQPLDLTAYQAALADYEKRFATVKANNEELTKREREEVMAAGGLFIIGTERHESRRVDNQLRGRAGRQGDPGASRFFLSLEDDLMRIFGSERIQMLMERLGMEEGEVIEHVWLSRAIESAQKRVEGHNFDIRKNLLEYDDVMNQQRRTIYKLRRQVLASGAGIPLVEYEEDVKTRVKTRSERVISWADFREMVLDAVEDVVVSMTDTYAPTRSSDTWDIASLSNSVKESLNLEMAFEGVGNRDELQEQIYAAAEKVFTAREQEFGEDFMRFLQYRYLATIDQLWKDHLLAMDHLRQGIGLRGYGQKDPKQEYKKEGYSGFIQMLGAIKTQFVSQMMRVQARSASNAAEETARIQRQLAQQQKQAVAGRADAEGKLEEATATPVAQREAAAGPKPVGRNEPCPCGSGRKYKKCHGANEANP
- the rpsB gene encoding 30S ribosomal protein S2 — its product is MAAASGITMRQLLEAGVHFGHQTKRWNPKMKPYIFGARNGIYIIDLQKTVTMARAAFRFVADITARGGSVLFVGTKKQAQDVIHEEAGRAGQFFVTSRWLGGTLTNFKTIKQGIDRLKTLEKMAEDGTFEVLPKKEVAQLEREREKLEKNLGGVKNMAKLPRCVFVIDPKKEHIAIHEATRLGIPVIGLVDTNCDPDGIDFVIPGNDDAIRSIKLFTSKIADACLEGAARYRASGAAERDEQEEREGRDDRGDRRDDRRGPRRGDRGDRRDDRRGGGDRGGDRRGPVVEMKGGAASSTEQAPEGGGESTPAAE
- the tsf gene encoding translation elongation factor Ts; this translates as MAEITAQMVKDLRERTNAGMMDCKKALAESGGDFEKAAEWLRKKGISKAEGKAGRVAAEGIVTSYIHGGRIGVIVEVNCETDFVARNPDFQDLAKEVAMQIAAANPKFVRREEVPTEAMDKEKEIQRELLKQQGKPEAMLEKILVGKMEKYYEGVCLVDQLWVKDDKKKVGEMINERAAKIGEKVSVRRFVRYEVGEGIEKKKDDLAAEVAKTLGQA
- the pyrH gene encoding UMP kinase translates to MSESTSPYKRILLKLSGEALMGEGKYGIHPPTLTRIAEEVAELSRTGLEIAIVIGGGNIFRGVAGATEGMDRASADYMGMLATCINSMALQDSLEKQGLKTRVQSAIKMEQIAEPYIRRRAVRHLEKGRVVIFAAGTGNPYFTTDTAASLRAMEINAQVILKATKVDGVYNADPKKDPTAKRYRTLTYMDVLKQNLNVMDSTAISLCMDNKLPIIVFDLGTRGNIQRAVTGHGEFGTVVGAAETVWA